In Carassius gibelio isolate Cgi1373 ecotype wild population from Czech Republic chromosome B20, carGib1.2-hapl.c, whole genome shotgun sequence, the following are encoded in one genomic region:
- the LOC127983927 gene encoding phosphatidylinositol N-acetylglucosaminyltransferase subunit C-like yields MGADSGPGAPAAVPWRKVLYERQAFPDNYVDGRFLEELRLNIRVRQYRYWAVVRETGLIAQQVSCVAVFLTLWSYMERGALVPSAVLWVCLTFALLGYGLYEILGGSCVRERTRLADLQSATIFLAFTFGFSPVLKTLTESVSTDTVQAMSAVMLLAHLVSFPYAQPSPPCSLSLNAALFGSVCLASRLPGALHTFTMLSCALLVFALWPCLLHRMREKAEWSFPWAAVLVCLAGVGGLGSLWPEGALLLSLALITLTLVCPLLLVHLQRHKDNIHGPWDEAEIREDLSRFLN; encoded by the coding sequence ATGGGGGCAGACAGTGGTCCGGGAGCTCCTGCAGCCGTCCCGTGGCGTAAAGTCCTGTATGAACGCCAGGCTTTCCCGGACAATTATGTGGACGGACGCTTTCTGGAGGAGCTGCGGCTCAACATCCGGGTGCGTCAGTACCGTTACTGGGCGGTGGTGCGTGAGACGGGGCTCATCGCGCAGCAGGTGTCCTGTGTGGCCGTCTTCCTCACGTTATGGTCTTATATGGAGCGGGGTGCGCTGGTGCCGTCTGCAGTGCTCTGGGTCTGTCTGACCTTTGCTCTGCTGGGATACGGACTCTATGAGATCCTGGGAGGCTCTTGTGTTCGGGAGCGAACGCGCCTGGCGGACCTGCAGAGCGCGACCATCTTCCTGGCGTTTACTTTTGGGTTTTCACCAGTTTTAAAGACTCTAACCGAGTCAGTCAGTACAGATACTGTGCAGGCCATGTCAGCCGTGATGCTCCTGGCTCACTTGGTGTCCTTCCCGTATGCTCAGCCCAGCCCACCGTGCAGTCTTTCTCTCAACGCGGCTCTTTTCGGGTCGGTGTGTCTGGCGTCCCGGCTGCCTGGTGCCCTTCACACCTTCACCATGCTGAGCTGTGCCCTCCTGGTGTTCGCTCTGTGGCCCTGTCTGCTGCACCGCATGCGGGAGAAGGCGGAGTGGAGCTTCCCGTGGGCGGCTGTGCTGGTGTGTCTGGCTGGAGTCGGGGGTCTGGGGAGCTTGTGGCCCGAGGGGGCTCTTCTCCTCTCGCTGGCTCTGATAACATTAACTTTAGTCTGTCCACTGTTGCTGGTCCACCTGCAGAGGCACAAGGACAACATCCACGGCCCTTGGGACGAGGCAGAGATTAGAGAGGACCTGTCCCGCTTCTTGAATTGA
- the LOC127984479 gene encoding transmembrane emp24 domain-containing protein 5 — MRWSMEVLRVCVACLSLCVCVISAFSQSLDGDFTFSLPAGRRECFFQTMKKDASLEIEYQVLDGASLDVDFYLQSPSGHIIATDHRKSDGVHTVETEEGDYMFCFDNTFSAVSEKVIFFELILDNMGDGEELEDWKAYVQGADLLDMKLEDIMDTINSVKSRLGKSLQIQTLLKAFEARDRNLQDSNYERVNLWSCTNLIVMVIVSGVQVYLLRSLFDDKKKTRT, encoded by the exons ATGCGGTGGAGTATGGAGgtgctgagagtgtgtgtggcgtgtctgtcgctgtgtgtgtgtgtgatcagcgCGTTCTCTCAGTCTCTGGACGGTGACTTTACCTTCAGTCTCCCCGCCGGACGCAGAGAGTGCTTCTTCCAGACCATGAAGAAAGACGCTTCGCTGGAGATCGAGTACCAG gTTCTGGATGGAGCGAGTCTAGATGTGGACTTCTACTTACAGTCGCCCAGCGGTCACATTATAGCCACTGACCACAGAAAGTCTGATGGGGTTCATAC AGTGGAAACAGAAGAGGGAGACTACATGTTCTGTTTTGATAATACATTCAGTGCAGTTTCTGAGAAGGTCATTTTCTTTGAGTTGATTCTGGACAATATGGGGGACGGCGAGGAATTGGAGGACTGGAAAGCGTACGTACAGGGAGCAGACCTTCTGGACATGAAGCTGGAGGATATCATG GACACCATCAACAGCGTGAAGTCTCGACTGGGAAAGAGTCTTCAGATCCAGACTTTGCTGAAAGCCTTCGAAGCCCGTGACCGCAACCTGCAAGATAGCAACTACGAGCGGGTCAACCTGTGGTCGTGTACCAACCTTATTGTCATGGTGATTGTATCCGGGGTCCAGGTGTACTTGCTGCGCAGCCTCTTTGATGACAAGAAAAAGACACGCACATAG